A genomic segment from Alligator mississippiensis isolate rAllMis1 unplaced genomic scaffold, rAllMis1 scaffold_21, whole genome shotgun sequence encodes:
- the LOC132247306 gene encoding histone H1.01-like yields the protein MPRQGGLAVSPPHRRGGAGLSDLIFRAVCASTARKGVSLTAIKKALSADGYNVKKNKGRIKAAVTALVTKGLLQRVTGSGASGSFRMGRMPKESPARPAAAAAKSRRASAARRKETKSRGKQAAAGKGSGRGNKRGAKTPKKPAARARRKAAGRKRQ from the coding sequence atgcCGCGGCAGGGCGGGCTGGCTGTGTCGCCGCCGCACcggcgaggcggggcggggctgtCCGACCTTATCTTCCGCGCGGTGTGCGCCTCCACGGCCCGCAAGGGCGTGTCCCTGACCGCCATCAAGAAGGCGCTGTCGGCCGACGGCTACAACGTGAAGAAGAACAAGGGGCGCATCAAGGCGGCGGTCACCGCCCTTGTCACCAAGGGCCTCCTGCAGCGGGTGACGGGCAGCGGCGCCTCCGGCTCCTTCCGCATGGGCAGGATGCCGAAGGAGAGCCCCGCCCGCCCGGCCGCGGCGGCGGCCAAGAGCCGCAGAGCGAGCGCGGCCCGGAGGAAGGAGACGAAGTCCCGGGGGAAGCAGGCGGCGGCGGGGAAGGGCTCCGGCAGGGGCAATAAACGGGGCGCTAAAACACCCAAAAAGCCGGCGGCCAGAGCCCGGCGAAAAGCCGCGGGCAGGAAGCGGCAGTAA